In a genomic window of Bombina bombina isolate aBomBom1 chromosome 8, aBomBom1.pri, whole genome shotgun sequence:
- the LOC128639076 gene encoding chemerin-like receptor 1, whose amino-acid sequence MNYTADPENAELRHVVQVVATVTFSFIFILGVMGNGTVIWITGFRLRRTINTVWFLNLALADFISTFLVLVTVLYLSLDLHWPFGPILCKLVNCMFGLSIYTSILLLTAISIDRCVLVLFPVWCQNYRTTRLVSAACIVIWVLSIALVPGSYTLSEMSTERNRSSCKNLDVFEDWERREADIFTVCIFLYQFLVPLSIILISYAILLITLHRKKLNRSSKPFLVVTGVVFSFFLCWLPYHAFALARVCLGSLPLEVSLIGVPLSKCLAMFNSCINPILYVFVGREFKDAVKRSLTQVFKAAFEEQ is encoded by the coding sequence ATGAACTACACAGCAGATCCTGAAAATGCTGAGTTGCGCCATGTTGTTCAGGTGGTGGCCACAGTTACCTTTAGCTTCATTTTCATACTTGGTGTTATGGGAAATGGAACAGTAATTTGGATAACAGGATTTCGCCTCAGAAGAACCATAAACACAGTATGGTTTCTAAATTTAGCTCTAGCAGACTTTATATCAACATTTTTGGTTCTAGTTACTGTCCTTTACTTGTCACTGGACCTTCACTGGCCATTTGGACCTATCCTGTGCAAACTGGTTAATTGTATGTTTGGACTTAGCATCTACACTAGTATTCTTTTGTTAACTGCCATCAGTATTGATCGCTGTGTGCTGGTGCTGTTTCCTGTTTGGTGTCAAAATTACCGCACAACTAGGCTAGTGTCAGCTGCTTGTATAGTAATTTGGGTCCTTTCTATAGCCCTTGTACCAGGCTCTTATACACTTTCAGAGATGTCCACGGAAAGAAACCGAAGCTCCTGCAAGAACCTGGATGTTTTTGAGGATTGGGAGAGAAGAGAAGCTGATATTTTTACAGTCTGCATCTTTTTATACCAGTTTTTGGTGCCTCTAAGTATTATACTTATTTCTTATGCAATTCTCCTTATTACACTCCATAGGAAAAAGCTTAACAGGTCTAGCAAACCATTTCTTGTTGTCACTGGAGTGGTTTTCTCCTTTTTTCTATGCTGGCTTCCCTATCATGCCTTTGCTCTGGCTCGAGTGTGTCTAGGTAGCCTACCTCTTGAGGTCAGCCTGATAGGTGTACCACTTTCAAAGTGCCTAGCTATGTTCAATAGCTGCATCAATCCAATACTCTATGTTTTTGTTGGTAGGGAATTCAAGGATGCAGTCAAAAGGTCACTGACCCAAGTTTTTAAAGCTGCTTTTGAGGAACAATAG